One segment of Peromyscus leucopus breed LL Stock chromosome 5, UCI_PerLeu_2.1, whole genome shotgun sequence DNA contains the following:
- the LOC114681874 gene encoding LOW QUALITY PROTEIN: 60S acidic ribosomal protein P2-like (The sequence of the model RefSeq protein was modified relative to this genomic sequence to represent the inferred CDS: deleted 2 bases in 1 codon): MRYIASYLLAALGGNSSPSAKDIKKILDSVGIEADDDRLNKVISELNGKNIEDVIAQGVGKLASVPAGGAVAVSAAPGSAAPAAGSAPAAAEEKKDEKKEESEESDDDMGFGLFD, encoded by the exons ATGCGCTACATCGCCTCTTACTTGCTTGCCGCCCTTGGGGGCAACTCCTCTCCCAGCGCCAAAGACATTAAGAAGATACTAGACAGCGTGGGCATCGAGGCGGACGATGACCGGCTCAACAAGGTCATCAGTGAgctgaatgga aaaaacattGAGGATGTCATCGCCCAGGGTGTTGGCAAACTTGCCAGTGTGCCTGCTGGTGGGGCTGTGGCTGTTTCTGCTGCCCCTGGCTCTGCAGCTCCTGCTGCTGGTTCTGCCCCTGCTGcagcagaggagaagaaagacGAGAAGAAGGAGGAATCCGAGGAGTCAGATGATGACATGGGATTTGGCTTGTTTGATTAA